Proteins from a single region of Catenulispora acidiphila DSM 44928:
- a CDS encoding transglycosylase SLT domain-containing protein → MRISRTKALAITGALAVTGAFVATGVAAHASSAKSDKAVVSAAAISTKSDQDAVAQRAAAADAANRSAQRAALPDTAAAAQAAAQKAATDKAAADAAAKTAADKAAADKAAADKAAADAATKAAAQKAAAEKTAADKAAADKAAAAKAATQRAAAAKAAAAKAAAAKAAPAAPSYANNLDGWIKQAVAILDANGTPTSYNAVYQAAMHESAGNPSAVNGWDSNAAKGTPSIGLLQVIQPTFNAFKLSGHGNIYNPVDNIIAGARYAAATYGSLDNVVAQRCGGSCWVGY, encoded by the coding sequence ATGCGTATTTCCCGGACGAAGGCCCTGGCCATCACCGGCGCTCTCGCCGTCACCGGCGCCTTCGTCGCCACCGGTGTGGCCGCCCACGCCTCGTCCGCCAAGTCCGACAAGGCCGTCGTCAGCGCCGCCGCGATCTCCACGAAGTCCGACCAGGACGCCGTGGCCCAGCGCGCGGCCGCCGCCGACGCCGCCAACCGCAGCGCGCAGCGCGCCGCCCTGCCCGACACTGCCGCCGCCGCCCAGGCCGCCGCTCAGAAGGCCGCCACCGACAAGGCCGCCGCGGACGCCGCGGCGAAGACGGCCGCTGACAAGGCCGCCGCGGACAAGGCTGCCGCCGACAAGGCCGCTGCCGACGCCGCCACCAAGGCCGCCGCGCAGAAGGCTGCTGCTGAGAAGACCGCCGCGGACAAGGCTGCTGCCGACAAGGCCGCCGCTGCCAAGGCCGCGACCCAGCGGGCTGCCGCCGCGAAGGCCGCCGCCGCGAAGGCTGCCGCCGCCAAGGCCGCCCCCGCGGCTCCTTCTTACGCCAACAACCTGGACGGCTGGATCAAGCAGGCCGTCGCCATCCTGGACGCCAACGGCACCCCGACCTCCTACAACGCCGTCTACCAGGCCGCGATGCACGAGTCCGCGGGCAACCCGAGCGCCGTCAACGGCTGGGACTCCAACGCCGCCAAGGGCACCCCGTCCATCGGTCTGCTCCAGGTGATCCAGCCGACGTTCAACGCCTTCAAGCTCTCGGGCCACGGCAACATCTACAACCCGGTCGACAACATCATCGCCGGCGCCCGGTACGCCGCGGCGACCTACGGTTCGCTGGACAACGTGGTCGCTCAGCGTTGCGGCGGCTCCTGCTGGGTCGGCTACTAA
- a CDS encoding aggregation-promoting factor C-terminal-like domain-containing protein produces the protein MSSHTGSEHEHDPEHNPTSQDPKSGIAGAASTAASKTLSFMTARLPTKTSRIAAVAAAGTMVLAGAGSTYAVHANDVSNHNKQVAAAQFAAEEKAASDKAQADAAAKAAAEKAAADKAAADKAAADAAAKAAADKAAADAAAKAAAQKAAADKAAADQRAAAAAAANRDQQRQPLPSATSSTSSKPTSTPTPTKTPTQKPTTPSGSYGSAYAIAQSIVPSGQFACFANIVERESGWNVHATNPSSGAYGLGQALPGSKMASAGSDWENNPTTQIKWVLSYMDSRYGSPCGAWSFWQSHSWY, from the coding sequence TTGTCCAGCCATACCGGCTCTGAGCACGAGCACGACCCCGAGCACAACCCCACCTCGCAGGACCCGAAATCCGGGATCGCGGGCGCCGCGTCCACAGCGGCAAGCAAGACCCTGTCGTTCATGACCGCCAGGCTCCCCACCAAGACCTCCCGAATAGCCGCGGTCGCCGCAGCGGGAACAATGGTCCTGGCAGGCGCGGGCAGCACGTACGCGGTCCACGCGAACGACGTCTCGAATCACAACAAGCAGGTGGCAGCCGCGCAGTTCGCGGCCGAGGAGAAGGCCGCGTCCGACAAGGCGCAGGCCGACGCCGCCGCCAAGGCCGCAGCCGAGAAGGCGGCGGCAGACAAGGCAGCCGCGGACAAGGCGGCAGCGGACGCCGCGGCGAAGGCCGCAGCGGACAAGGCGGCAGCCGATGCCGCCGCCAAGGCCGCCGCGCAGAAGGCGGCAGCCGACAAGGCCGCCGCCGACCAGCGCGCCGCCGCGGCCGCCGCCGCGAACCGCGACCAGCAGCGCCAGCCGCTGCCGAGCGCGACCTCGAGCACTTCGTCGAAACCGACGTCGACGCCGACGCCGACCAAGACACCGACGCAGAAGCCGACGACGCCCAGCGGCTCGTACGGTTCGGCGTACGCGATCGCCCAGTCGATCGTGCCCTCCGGCCAGTTCGCGTGCTTCGCGAACATCGTCGAGCGGGAGTCGGGCTGGAACGTGCACGCGACCAACCCCTCCTCGGGCGCGTACGGCCTCGGGCAGGCGCTGCCGGGCAGCAAGATGGCCTCGGCGGGGTCGGACTGGGAGAACAACCCGACCACCCAGATCAAGTGGGTGCTGTCGTACATGGACTCGCGCTACGGCTCGCCGTGCGGCGCCTGGTCCTTCTGGCAGTCCCACAGCTGGTACTGA
- a CDS encoding low temperature requirement protein A — MASTPVVLIRPILLRDPTEQGRTATTLELFFDLVFVVTISTIAQQWHHAVIDGHLEHGIISFVEMMFGVWWAWMGFTWFANFFDPDDVPYRLLVLVQLLASLGLASGIPYVFESDDFRIVVGCYVMIRLVMAAQWLRASHANPELRPFCNRWAYGILGVQVGWVVFGFGIRDLTPLQTIPFFILGALIELLVPAWAEAAEGAPLPHSEHVEERYGLFTIIILGEMVLVASEAFNTALSDHQHLATLMVGAISAGVLAFCLWWLYFGFLGEFDLTRVRITFVWGYGHYFIYGTLTAIGGTLAALLDQVARGGGALSHTVMALMLAVPVAGFLTAMALLRRVSEWSGASRWLVGAAAVLLVGTGAGAAWGAMWTLLSVCVATAAFLASEIVTKWKAAVRRRQNQGAA; from the coding sequence ATGGCGTCCACCCCTGTCGTCCTGATCCGGCCGATCCTGCTGCGCGACCCCACCGAACAGGGGCGCACCGCCACCACGCTCGAGCTGTTCTTCGACCTGGTCTTCGTGGTCACGATCAGCACGATCGCCCAGCAGTGGCACCACGCGGTGATCGACGGCCACCTGGAACACGGGATCATCTCCTTCGTCGAGATGATGTTCGGCGTCTGGTGGGCCTGGATGGGTTTCACCTGGTTTGCGAACTTCTTCGACCCCGACGACGTGCCCTACCGCTTGCTGGTCCTGGTCCAGCTCCTGGCGTCCCTCGGCCTCGCCTCGGGAATCCCGTACGTGTTCGAGAGCGACGACTTCCGCATCGTCGTGGGCTGCTACGTCATGATCCGCCTGGTGATGGCGGCGCAATGGCTGCGCGCCAGCCACGCCAATCCCGAACTGCGCCCCTTCTGCAACCGCTGGGCGTACGGAATCCTGGGCGTCCAAGTCGGCTGGGTCGTCTTCGGCTTCGGCATCCGCGACCTGACCCCGCTGCAGACCATCCCGTTCTTCATACTAGGAGCTCTCATCGAGCTGCTGGTCCCGGCGTGGGCAGAGGCAGCGGAGGGAGCACCCCTGCCGCACTCCGAGCACGTCGAGGAACGCTACGGATTGTTCACGATCATCATCCTCGGCGAGATGGTCCTGGTCGCCTCAGAGGCCTTCAACACCGCGCTGTCGGACCACCAGCACCTCGCGACCCTGATGGTCGGCGCGATCAGCGCGGGCGTCCTGGCCTTCTGCCTGTGGTGGCTGTACTTCGGCTTCCTCGGCGAGTTCGACCTGACGCGCGTCCGCATCACCTTCGTCTGGGGCTACGGCCACTACTTCATCTACGGCACCCTCACCGCGATCGGCGGCACCCTGGCAGCCCTGCTGGACCAGGTGGCGCGCGGCGGCGGAGCACTGAGCCACACCGTCATGGCCCTGATGCTGGCGGTCCCGGTAGCCGGATTCCTGACCGCCATGGCCCTGCTCCGCAGGGTCAGCGAATGGTCCGGCGCCTCGCGCTGGCTGGTCGGCGCGGCCGCGGTGCTCCTCGTCGGCACCGGCGCCGGCGCCGCCTGGGGCGCGATGTGGACGCTGCTGTCGGTATGCGTCGCGACCGCCGCCTTCCTGGCTTCGGAGATCGTCACGAAGTGGAAAGCGGCGGTCAGACGCCGGCAAAACCAGGGTGCTGCTTAA
- a CDS encoding cell wall-binding repeat-containing protein translates to MAKCPTSASSQSTSLYELDPGAGAARQLSVGGVDPQFSPDGSRLSVVVTGASGRMGLAVMALPASQVLVPRVIADAGVLEGNDDVTAWSPDGAQLLVRAAEPASGSDYRYSIQVVDARVGGADRTVASETVMPSAGLFSPTWQAATAPAAGRPILDRIGGADRTATAIAASQWSYDTAGTGGRQANVAVLSRDDAFADALAGNALAAEKRGPLLLTATRGLDPRVAAELKRALAPGAIVYVLGGPQALDSSIDEAVGKLGFQPQRLAGQTRYGTAVAIAKEIAPNGPHTVMVATGADFPDALTAGTAASQDLAGGVVVLSDGGSLPAETRAYLGGIDPRRASIYGVGGQGVEALASALPAWRGLVTPLAGRDRFATASAVAHSKLFGLDAPVTMAGVSTGEMWPDALAGGALLGVQHGPLLLAGPTGLTPEETALLTASHLTGLAVFGGVAAVPPATAAQAGDAAFGAGAWSEAVDRKAPTLR, encoded by the coding sequence GTGGCGAAGTGTCCGACGTCGGCCTCGTCGCAGTCGACCAGCCTTTATGAGCTGGATCCTGGTGCCGGGGCGGCTCGGCAGCTGTCTGTCGGCGGGGTGGATCCGCAGTTCTCGCCGGACGGCAGCCGGTTGAGCGTCGTCGTCACCGGGGCGAGCGGTCGGATGGGGCTGGCCGTCATGGCGTTGCCGGCCTCGCAGGTCTTGGTGCCGCGGGTCATCGCGGATGCGGGCGTGCTGGAGGGCAACGACGACGTCACCGCCTGGTCTCCGGACGGAGCGCAGCTGCTGGTGCGCGCGGCTGAACCGGCGAGTGGAAGCGACTATCGCTACAGCATTCAGGTCGTCGACGCGCGCGTTGGCGGCGCTGACCGCACCGTCGCCAGCGAGACCGTCATGCCTTCCGCTGGCTTGTTCAGCCCGACATGGCAGGCGGCGACGGCGCCTGCGGCTGGACGTCCGATTCTCGATCGCATCGGGGGAGCCGACCGCACCGCTACCGCGATCGCCGCGTCGCAGTGGTCTTACGACACGGCGGGGACCGGTGGCCGGCAGGCGAACGTCGCCGTCCTCAGCCGAGACGATGCCTTTGCTGACGCGCTCGCCGGTAATGCTTTGGCAGCGGAGAAGCGCGGCCCGCTGCTCCTGACCGCTACGCGCGGGCTGGACCCCCGAGTCGCTGCCGAGCTGAAGCGAGCTCTGGCTCCGGGCGCGATCGTCTACGTACTCGGCGGGCCGCAGGCGCTTGATTCCTCGATCGACGAGGCGGTGGGCAAGCTGGGATTCCAGCCGCAGCGGCTGGCCGGGCAGACCCGGTACGGCACCGCGGTCGCGATCGCGAAGGAGATCGCGCCGAACGGACCGCACACGGTCATGGTCGCCACCGGCGCCGACTTCCCCGACGCGCTGACCGCCGGAACCGCAGCCTCCCAGGACCTGGCCGGCGGCGTCGTGGTCCTGTCCGACGGCGGTTCGCTGCCCGCTGAGACTCGTGCCTACCTCGGTGGGATCGACCCGAGAAGGGCGAGCATCTACGGCGTCGGCGGGCAAGGGGTGGAGGCGCTGGCGTCGGCGCTGCCGGCATGGCGTGGTCTGGTCACCCCGCTGGCGGGTCGTGATCGCTTCGCGACCGCGTCCGCGGTGGCGCACAGCAAGCTGTTCGGCCTAGACGCCCCGGTCACGATGGCGGGCGTCAGCACCGGTGAGATGTGGCCGGACGCGCTGGCCGGCGGCGCACTTCTGGGTGTGCAGCACGGTCCGTTGCTTCTCGCCGGTCCGACGGGCCTCACCCCCGAAGAGACGGCGTTGCTGACTGCCAGTCACCTCACGGGTCTCGCCGTTTTCGGTGGCGTGGCGGCGGTACCTCCGGCGACTGCGGCTCAGGCGGGTGACGCTGCGTTCGGCGCCGGGGCTTGGAGCGAGGCTGTCGACCGGAAGGCGCCGACGCTGAGGTAA